From Nicotiana tabacum cultivar K326 chromosome 20, ASM71507v2, whole genome shotgun sequence, one genomic window encodes:
- the LOC142174623 gene encoding uncharacterized protein LOC142174623, producing MLETRGHFSVKSAWDYTRRRDKPIIAYRMIWVKGLPFKIAFFMWKVWKAKLPLDDFLKKVGYCMPSKCWCCAHPDEESLQHLFFRSETAKTTWKYFLSRAGIAVEGLTLHQAITKCWTANVCLRRKPVMQALPSCVVWELWKRRNSMKYGEAVTTSRVIYQVSSNLQALVKLRKPGMDMVPHKWKDLLVMMENFTPKLKVTKVMWEPPSTGWLKVNTDGASRGNPGRSSIGFCIRNENGDIVKSVGREIEETTNTVAEAKAMLEALRFCRLQQYSHVWLQTDSMLLKKIMDGIWKPPWIISEQVEEMMQLMSGGNYTVTHIHREGNKLADHLANYALDHREIECQQFWQLDAQGRRLVNEDKMQCPSLRIKVDRR from the coding sequence ATGCTGGAAACAAGAGGACATTTCAGTGTTAAGTCAGCATGGGATTATACGAGAAGAAGAGACAAACCAATAATAGCTTATAGAATGATATGGGTAAAGGGACTGCcttttaaaatagcatttttCATGTGGAAAGTGTGGAAAGCAAAGTTACCTTTAGATGATTTCTTGAAAAAGGTAGGCTACTGCATGCCATCAAAATGTTGGTGTTGTGCACATCCTGATGAGGAATCTCTTCAGCATTTGTTTTTTAGATCAGAAACTGCAAAGACAACTTGGAAGTATTTTCTATCGAGGGCAGGAATAGCTGTGGAAGGACTTACACTACACCAAGCAATCACAAAATGTTGGACTGCAAATGTTTGCTTAAGGCGTAAACCGGTAATGCAAGCACTCCCTTCATGCGTAGTATGGGAACtctggaaaagaagaaatagtatGAAGTATGGTGAGGCTGTGACAACCAGCAGGGTGATTTATCAAGTGTCATCAAATCTCCAGGCATTGGTGAAATTGAGAAAGCCAGGGATGGACATGGTACCTCATAAATGGAAAGACCTTCTAGTCATGATGGAAAATTTCACTCCTAAACTTAAAGTTACCAAAGTCATGTGGGAACCACCAAGTACAGGATGGCTAAAGGTTAATACAGACGGGGCATCGAGGGGAAATCCAGGCAGGAGCTCAATAGGTTTTTGCATAAGAAATGAAAATGGCGACATAGTCAAGTCTGTAGGGAGGGAGATTGAGGAGACAACAAACACAGTAGCTGAAGCGAAGGCCATGTTAGAAGCACTAAGGTTCTGCAGATTACAACAATACTCTCATGTATGGCTTCAAACTGACTCAATGTTATTAAAAAAGATAATGGATGGGATTTGgaaaccaccatggatcataTCTGAGCAGGTAGAGGAAATGATGCAACTAATGAGTGGGGGCAATTACACAGTTACACATATTCATAGAGAGGGCAACAAGCTAGCTGATCATTTGGCTAATTATGCTTTAGATCATAGAGAGATCGAGTGCCAACAATTCTGGCAGCTAGATGCACAAGGAAGGAGGTTGGTTAATGAAGATAAGATGCAATGTCCAAGTTTAAGGATAAAGGTGGACAGAAGATAA
- the LOC142174624 gene encoding uncharacterized protein LOC142174624, with amino-acid sequence MVRSMMSYSDLPSSFYGRALETANYVLNLVPSKSVPLTPTELWTGRKPSLRHIRVWGCPAHVLKGKMDKLEAKMNELSKGMETQSSEKQSDQMQTPKVDFDIPLHFSSERNVNRLNVPQEQVPEVILPQSSGSYVEQTAQQEEVVDIPVDSMETQVLDDDVVQPQNQNDVVATDVVCSRSGR; translated from the exons ATGGTTAGATCAATGATGAGTTATTCCGATTTGCCTTCGTCCTTTTATGGACGTGCCTTAGAAACAGCGAATTACGTTCTGAACTTAGTTCCTTCAAAGTCAGTACCTTTGACCCCTACAGAATTGTGGACTGGGCGCAAGCCTAGTCTACGGCATATTCGAGTTTGGGGTTGTCCGGCACATGTGCTGAAAGGGAAAATGGATAAATTGGAAGCAAAAATGAAT GAACTTAGCAAAGGAATGGAAACTCAGTCATCTGAAAAACAAAGCGACCAGATGCAAACCCCGAAAGTCGATTTTGACATACCATTGCATTTTAGTAGTGAGAGAAATGTCAATAGACTTAATGTCCCGCAAGAACAAGTGCCCGAAGTCATACTACCACAAAGTAGTGGGAGTTATGTTGAGCAGACTGCACAACAGGAAGAAGTCGTTGATATCCCTGTGGATAGCATGGAGACTCAGGTTCTTGATGATGATGTGGttcaaccacaaaatcaaaatgATGTAGTTGCAACTGATGTAGTATGTAGTCGTAGTGGGAGATAA